The following coding sequences lie in one Manis javanica isolate MJ-LG chromosome X, MJ_LKY, whole genome shotgun sequence genomic window:
- the BGN gene encoding biglycan, whose product MWSLWLLAPLLALSQALPFEQKGFWDFTLDDGLPVLNDEEASGADTTSGVPDLDSLTPTFSAMCPFGCHCHLRVVQCSDLGLKAVPKEISPDTTLLDLQNNDISELRKDDFKGLQHLYALVLVNNKISKIHEKAFSPLRKLQKLYISKNHLVEIPPNLPGSLVELRIHDNRIRKVPKGVFSGLRNMNCIEMGGNPLENSGFEPGAFDGLKLNYLRISEAKLTGIPKDLPETLNELHLDHNKIQAIELEDLLRYSKLYRLGLGHNHIRMIENGSLSFLPTLRELHLDNNKLSRVPAGLPDLRLLQVVYLHTNNITKVGVNDFCPVGFGVKRAYYNGISLFNNPVPYWEVQPATFRCVTDRLAIQFGNYKK is encoded by the exons ATGTGGTCCCTGTGGCTCCTTGCGCCCCTGCTGGCCCTGAGCCAGGCACTGCCCTTTGAGCAGAAGGGCTTCTGGGACTTCACCCTGGACGATGGGCTGCCCGTGTTGAACGATGAGGAGGCATCAGGTGCCGACACGACCTCAGGTGTCCCAGACCTGGACTCTCTCACACCCACCTTCAGCGCCATGTGTCCTTTTGGATGCCACTGCCACCTGCGGGTCGTACAGTGCTCCGACCTGG GTCTGAAGGCTGTGCCCAAGGAGATCTCCCCTGACACCACACTGCTGGACCTGCAGAACAATGACATCTCTGAGCTCCGAAAGGATGACTTCAAAGGCCTCCAGCACCTCTAC GCCCTCGTCCTGGTGAACAACAAGATTTCCAAGATCCATGAGAAGGCCTTCAGCCCcctgaggaagctgcagaagctCTACATCTCTAAGAACCACCTGGTGGAGATCCCTCCCAACCTGCCTGGCTCCCTGGTGGAGCTCCGCATCCATGACAACCGCATCCGCAAGGTGCCCAAGGGTGTGTTCAGCGGGCTGCGCAACATGAACTGCATTG AGATGGGTGGGAACCCCCTGGAGAACAGTGGCTTTGAACCTGGAGCTTTCGACGGCCTGAAGCTCAATTATCTGCGCATCTCTGAGGCCAAACTCACTGGCATCCCCAAAG ACCTACCTGAGACCCTGAATGAACTCCATCTGGACCACAACAAAATCCAGGCGATTGAGCTGGAGGACCTGCTCCGATACTCCAAGCTGTACAG gctgggcctgggccacAACCACATTCGCATGATAGAGAACGGGAGCCTGAGCTTTCTGCCTACCCTGCGGGAGCTGCACTTAGACAATAACAAGCTGTCCAGGGTGCCTGCCGGCCTTCCCGATCTCAGGCTCCTCCAG GTGGTCTATCTGCACACCAACAACATCACCAAGGTGGGCGTCAACGACTTCTGCCCAGTGGGCTTTGGGGTCAAGCGGGCCTACTACAATGGtatcagcctcttcaacaaccctGTGCCCTACTGGGAAGTGCAGCCAGCCACCTTCCGCTGTGTCACCGACCGCCTGGCCATCCAGTTTGGCAACTACAAAAAGTAG